The nucleotide window GGCGTCTTCCAGAACTCCTCATAGCGGCCGCGGCCATCCCCGATGTGCATGGTGGGAATGGCGGCTTCCAGAGAGCGGCCGAGCATCTTCCGGTAGCTGGTCCACGCGCCCTCGTTGATCGCCCGCTGGAGCAGATCGGCATCCTTCTTCAAGAAGGACTCACGGGTGGCATCGAGGCCCGCCAGAACCAAGGTGGTGTCCCCGAAAATGTCATCATTGCTCACGCCGGAGACTTCTCCCACGGTACCTTGGCTGCCGGTGCCAGTGGCATCACCTGCGGTGGCCCCTCCGGAGGTGCCATTGGCAGCCATCGTGCCGGGAGAACCGCCGGTGGTGCCGGAAGAAGCGGGCGGCTGGTTCTTGAAGAGGTCCGAGTAGCCGACGTCCGAGTCATGGGTACCCAAGTCCGGGCCACTGGAATCCTGCGCCTTTTTCTTGGCCGGCGTGGATTGTGCCGAAGCCATCCCGGGCACGAATTTCTGAACCAAGCCGAATTTCTGGACGAGCAGCCAGAGACCGCCCAGCGCGATGATCACCATCAGGACGCTGCGGAACTGCTGCATCTGTTCCTTTTTCCGGTAGCCCGCCTGGATGGCGCGCGGAGCGGGCACATTGCCCGCTGGAGGGGTGACGGGGCGGCGGGGCGGCACCGGTCGATTGGGAGGTTTCATGAGAGAGGGCGTATGATGCTATAAACAACAGAACAGAAAACAGAGCGCGCTGTGGCGCGGAAATTATCAAAGAAATTTGATCCGACAACTCCAGATAAGGGGCTCCCGGGTGGCTTCTTTGTTATATTGCAACTGGTTGCAAACCCCGGAGTGGTTCGAAAGTTGCGGCGGCATCCGGGAAAAGTGACGGAAAATTCCGTGAACTTATTCAACACCAATCACCACGCTCATCTTTCTCGAGCTGGATGCGATCCTCCAGATTGCGGGCTTTGACGCGATGATTGCGTTTTGCCCAGCGCTCGACGGACATCTGGCGCTTCTTCGCGCGGCGGCGGAGCTCGGCGATCTCGTCATCGAGCTGGAGGAAACTTTCATAGCGGCCGAGCTCCAGGCTCCCCGCTTCCACGGCACCCCGGATGGCGCAGCCGGCGTCCTTCTGGTGGCGGCAATCGGCGAATTTGCAGTCGTGGGACAGCGCTTCGACATCGGCAAAGCTTTCGCGAAGCGTCTGCTCGTCCGTCCACATCTGGATCTCCCGCATCCCGGGATTGTCGATGAGCATGCCGTTGCCCGGCAGCGGCACCAGCTCGCGGGAGGTGGTGGTGTGGCGACCCTTGCCGGTGACCTCGTTGCAGTCCCCGGTCCACTGCCATTCCTCACCATACAACTGGTTGACCAAGGTGGACTTGCCCACCCCGCTGGAGCCGACCACGCACATGGTGGCCCCTTTTTTGAGATAGGACTTCAACACACTGAGGCCCTTGCGGTTCAGCGCGCTGGTGACGTGGATGTCCGCATCCGGGCAGAGCGCGGCGAGTTCGGCGGCGGCCTCGGCATTCTCCTGCTTGGTGAACAGGTCGGCCTTGTTGATCAGCACCACCGGCTTCGCACCGCTGCGGGCGATCAGGGCGAAGTAGCGCTCCATCCGCCGCGGATTGAAATCCGGACCGGCATCCGTGACCACGGCCACGACATCGACATTCGCGCCGATGACCTGCTCCTCGGAGCTCTTCCCCGGCATCTTCCGGGAGAAGCAGGAGCGGCGCGGCAGGCGGGCGCGGATCACGTGATCCTCATTCTCCCCGCCCAGATCGACCGCCACCCAGTCGCCGACGGCAGGGAGTTCCGCGTCATTGGCGGCATCGTGCCAGACCTTGCCGGACAGGACGAGGTCGATTTCCTCTCCTCCTTCCAGAAACGCGCCGTAGTTGATGGCGGTCTCGCGGATCAGGCGGGCAGGAACAAGGCCCTTGCTCCGGTAGGGAGCAAAGGCCTCTTCAAAAAACGGGGACCAGCCGAGTTGGAGCAACGTCACGCGAGGATCACTCTACGGGTTGCTCCGGGTGCTGTCCACCCGAAGCGCACAGGATCAAGCCGTTGCGGGGATTTTGACCTCCGGCAGCTTGCACACCTCGGCGAGGTGGTCGAGCATCTCGCGGGTCTCCTTGCTCCAGCGGCGCAGGGCCTTGCGGGAGAGATCGACACGACCGGCGACGGCGGCTTCCAGTTC belongs to Luteolibacter ambystomatis and includes:
- the rsgA gene encoding ribosome small subunit-dependent GTPase A; translation: MTLLQLGWSPFFEEAFAPYRSKGLVPARLIRETAINYGAFLEGGEEIDLVLSGKVWHDAANDAELPAVGDWVAVDLGGENEDHVIRARLPRRSCFSRKMPGKSSEEQVIGANVDVVAVVTDAGPDFNPRRMERYFALIARSGAKPVVLINKADLFTKQENAEAAAELAALCPDADIHVTSALNRKGLSVLKSYLKKGATMCVVGSSGVGKSTLVNQLYGEEWQWTGDCNEVTGKGRHTTTSRELVPLPGNGMLIDNPGMREIQMWTDEQTLRESFADVEALSHDCKFADCRHQKDAGCAIRGAVEAGSLELGRYESFLQLDDEIAELRRRAKKRQMSVERWAKRNHRVKARNLEDRIQLEKDERGDWC